The Fluviicola sp. genome contains a region encoding:
- a CDS encoding oxidoreductase gives MENRKTWLITGASQGIGLATVKYLLSKDQQVIATTRDAKKFDATLKNHPQLEVIDLDLTNEDAVRNAVAYVAEKYGKIDLLINNAGFGFAGAIEEASEAEIQKVLAINVEAALRMTRCVLPFMRQARNGHIINFSSVAGLASTPGFGIYNASKYAVEGFSEALYYEVKDLGIKVTLIEPGAFRTNFLDNSLAVAQTTIADYDATAGNFKNMLHANNGKQIGNPEKAAEYIFEISEMENPPLRLMLGEDAYNRVVAKLLDMQAEIERMKYMTLASGFSNN, from the coding sequence ATGGAAAATAGAAAAACATGGCTCATCACAGGAGCCTCACAAGGAATTGGCCTGGCAACGGTAAAATACCTGTTGTCGAAAGACCAGCAAGTCATTGCAACTACACGCGACGCGAAAAAGTTTGATGCAACATTGAAAAATCATCCGCAACTGGAAGTCATAGATTTGGATTTGACCAACGAAGACGCCGTTCGAAACGCAGTAGCTTATGTAGCGGAGAAATACGGAAAAATTGATCTGTTGATCAACAATGCCGGGTTCGGATTTGCCGGAGCCATCGAAGAAGCAAGCGAAGCAGAGATCCAAAAAGTGCTTGCGATCAATGTAGAAGCTGCTTTGCGTATGACGCGCTGCGTATTGCCTTTTATGCGCCAGGCACGAAACGGGCACATCATCAATTTCTCTTCCGTTGCAGGATTAGCGAGCACACCGGGATTCGGGATTTACAATGCTTCCAAATATGCGGTTGAGGGATTTTCAGAAGCTTTGTATTACGAAGTGAAAGATTTGGGAATCAAAGTCACGCTGATTGAACCCGGAGCATTCCGCACCAATTTTTTAGATAACTCGCTGGCTGTAGCGCAAACTACCATTGCAGATTACGACGCCACGGCGGGCAACTTCAAAAACATGCTTCACGCAAACAATGGTAAACAAATCGGTAACCCGGAAAAGGCGGCCGAGTACATTTTCGAGATCTCCGAAATGGAAAATCCGCCGCTGCGCTTAATGTTGGGCGAAGATGCTTACAACCGCGTGGTTGCAAAATTGCTGGATATGCAAGCCGAAATCGAGCGCATGAAATATATGACGCTTGCATCCGGTTTTTCAAACAACTAA
- a CDS encoding nuclear transport factor 2 family protein, whose translation MNSEQFIADWLKAANAFDTSAFLDFWHTDAVLDDPSVGHVFKGHSGIRNYFEEYFIGYKTQTRLVKLETISSDEVHLEVEFTGEFPGGRIGGMFDLTFRGGKIAATKADLL comes from the coding sequence ATGAATAGCGAACAATTTATAGCGGATTGGCTGAAAGCGGCCAACGCATTTGACACATCTGCATTTTTAGACTTCTGGCACACGGATGCCGTACTGGATGATCCGTCGGTCGGGCATGTTTTCAAAGGACATTCCGGAATCCGGAACTATTTTGAGGAGTACTTCATCGGTTACAAAACCCAAACCCGGCTGGTGAAGCTGGAAACGATATCCTCAGATGAAGTTCACCTGGAAGTGGAATTTACCGGCGAATTTCCGGGCGGAAGAATCGGAGGCATGTTTGATCTAACCTTCCGGGGCGGAAAAATTGCTGCCACCAAAGCAGATTTGCTCTAA
- a CDS encoding nuclear transport factor 2 family protein, protein MKTFKLTAFTLFSLFGMNAFSQTEAANKQLIRDGFDRWAAGTGSFFDLLAEDASWTISGSAALSKTYTSKQQLLDEVIVPLNELLTQKIVPTVREIYADGNTVIVIWDGKATAFNGDPYNVSYAWFMQLDKGKIVKVTAFLDTKDFDAIFEKAAKR, encoded by the coding sequence ATGAAAACGTTTAAACTCACAGCATTTACTCTTTTTAGTTTGTTTGGAATGAATGCATTTAGTCAAACCGAAGCAGCAAACAAACAACTCATCCGCGACGGTTTCGATCGCTGGGCTGCAGGAACAGGTAGCTTTTTCGACCTGCTTGCCGAAGATGCCAGCTGGACCATTTCAGGAAGTGCGGCCTTGTCTAAAACTTATACTTCCAAACAGCAATTGCTGGACGAGGTCATTGTTCCACTGAACGAATTGCTTACTCAGAAAATTGTGCCAACAGTGCGCGAAATCTACGCAGACGGAAATACCGTCATCGTCATTTGGGACGGAAAAGCAACAGCTTTCAACGGTGATCCTTACAACGTGAGTTACGCCTGGTTCATGCAGCTGGACAAAGGAAAAATCGTGAAAGTGACCGCGTTTTTAGATACGAAGGACTTTGACGCGATCTTTGAAAAAGCGGCCAAGCGGTGA
- a CDS encoding dCMP deaminase family protein, translated as MVVELDREITEEKRLRYDKAYLRMAQTWAELSHCERKKVGALIVRDGRIISDGYNGTPAGFPNCCENQQGETEWYVLHAEANAILKVARSTNDCSGATLFITLSPCKDCSKLVLQAGIKRVVYMTEYKDTMGVDFLKSAGVEVVHIPDPNE; from the coding sequence ATGGTTGTAGAACTTGACAGAGAAATAACAGAAGAAAAAAGACTGCGTTACGATAAAGCCTATTTGAGAATGGCTCAAACCTGGGCGGAACTGTCGCATTGTGAACGAAAAAAAGTAGGTGCGCTGATCGTGCGCGACGGGCGAATTATTTCTGACGGCTATAACGGAACACCGGCCGGTTTTCCCAATTGCTGCGAAAATCAGCAGGGCGAAACCGAATGGTATGTATTGCATGCAGAAGCAAATGCGATCTTAAAAGTGGCGCGTTCTACAAACGATTGCAGCGGTGCAACTTTATTCATCACCTTATCACCGTGCAAGGATTGCAGCAAACTGGTGCTCCAGGCCGGAATCAAAAGAGTTGTTTACATGACGGAATATAAAGACACTATGGGCGTTGATTTCTTAAAAAGCGCCGGTGTTGAAGTGGTCCATATCCCAGATCCAAATGAATAG
- a CDS encoding GEVED domain-containing protein, with amino-acid sequence MLGIFLSLGTALNAQVSEGGIPVGLQKVATSGVAPFQYAPAVYVLGKPNVIAAKNEDAANDSKGAYRVGLNVPVSISMTNSGSWTLLPDGTKVWRLVISGKGALALGLYFSEAVQIPAGGKLFAYNENGRQILGAYTSATDDFQAMEMVQGENMYLEYSSPSWVQEPPVFSINEVVYFYRGVEEHVDAFVSPEQSHEKAGNCEVDVACSEGNTWTNQIKSVVHYTFNDGTGTYVCSASTINNTANDCKPYILTAWHCGERVAGQSIATWVWYWKYQKTTCSAGSGNYTDPSKGSKTMTGGTVRASAGNGTLNNPPGSYEVAGSDFYLVELSSQPPSSYDVYYAGWDRTNYASTSGVGIHHPAGSAKKISTYTEDLDSETYNGGASNAHWKVYWAATTNGHGVTEGGSSGSPIFNSAGKIVGQLSGGRSACSNSGQTGPDMPDLYGKFSYDWDQNGSTANAQLKPWLDPISTGATSLNGTSAPCVVTSLPVAEFVANPTTVSVGGTSQLTDQSTGIPTSWSWVITPATGWAFTGGTTANSQNPQVTFITAGSYTVELTVSNSAGSDSELKTDYIYVTTATSPCTATSSYCDEFIQRVILETIDNESECTNYTDYNLGASLIKGEAYDITIIPQITGGPPGSAYTGDEIAAWIDFNGDFDFDDVNERIAFVSIVAGSSLVFNFTVPSNAVTGVVKMRTRIVFNPSQGGEGPIQPCGNTNYGEVEDYNIMLSNPLGLEQNHLDAVSIYPNPALDEVKIDFSGIVGENLSLELLDMTGKIIRAQHTISGSVAVFDLSSIAKGSYQIRISDGTIQRIARIVKL; translated from the coding sequence ATGCTCGGCATATTCCTGTCGCTAGGTACGGCATTAAATGCACAGGTCAGTGAGGGCGGAATTCCGGTAGGGTTACAGAAAGTGGCTACTAGCGGTGTTGCTCCGTTCCAATACGCTCCTGCTGTTTATGTACTTGGCAAGCCGAATGTGATCGCTGCCAAAAACGAAGATGCGGCAAACGATTCGAAAGGTGCTTATCGTGTGGGACTGAATGTTCCCGTTTCCATTTCCATGACGAATTCCGGAAGCTGGACTTTATTACCCGACGGAACAAAGGTCTGGAGACTGGTTATTTCCGGAAAAGGGGCGCTTGCCCTCGGGTTGTATTTCTCGGAAGCAGTTCAAATCCCGGCAGGCGGAAAATTATTTGCATATAACGAAAACGGAAGACAAATACTGGGCGCTTACACTTCCGCAACGGATGATTTCCAGGCAATGGAAATGGTTCAGGGCGAAAACATGTACCTGGAATACAGCTCTCCGTCATGGGTGCAGGAACCTCCTGTTTTTTCTATCAATGAAGTAGTTTATTTCTACCGCGGCGTGGAAGAACACGTGGATGCCTTTGTTTCCCCGGAACAATCTCATGAAAAAGCCGGAAATTGTGAAGTAGACGTGGCTTGTTCGGAAGGAAATACCTGGACGAACCAGATCAAATCGGTTGTTCATTACACCTTTAACGACGGAACAGGAACTTACGTGTGCTCTGCTTCTACAATCAACAATACGGCAAACGACTGTAAACCTTATATTCTGACAGCCTGGCATTGCGGTGAGCGGGTAGCCGGACAATCCATTGCGACATGGGTTTGGTACTGGAAATACCAGAAAACAACCTGTTCCGCAGGCTCCGGAAACTACACAGACCCTTCCAAAGGTTCCAAAACAATGACCGGCGGAACTGTAAGAGCATCCGCAGGAAACGGAACGCTGAATAATCCTCCGGGATCTTACGAAGTCGCCGGATCTGATTTTTACCTGGTCGAACTGAGTTCCCAGCCTCCTTCTTCCTACGACGTTTATTATGCCGGTTGGGACAGAACCAATTATGCATCAACGAGCGGTGTGGGAATCCATCATCCGGCGGGAAGTGCGAAGAAAATCTCTACTTACACGGAAGATTTGGATTCCGAAACATATAATGGCGGGGCTTCCAATGCGCATTGGAAAGTTTACTGGGCCGCGACCACTAATGGTCACGGTGTTACAGAAGGCGGATCTTCCGGTTCCCCCATTTTTAATTCGGCAGGAAAAATTGTCGGACAACTTTCAGGCGGCCGTTCTGCTTGTTCAAACAGCGGACAAACCGGTCCGGATATGCCCGATTTATACGGTAAATTTTCTTACGACTGGGACCAAAACGGCTCTACGGCGAATGCACAGTTAAAACCATGGCTGGACCCAATCAGTACCGGCGCCACGTCCCTGAACGGAACATCCGCACCGTGTGTCGTTACCAGTTTGCCTGTTGCGGAATTTGTTGCCAATCCTACAACCGTAAGTGTGGGCGGAACTTCCCAATTAACAGATCAGTCAACCGGAATTCCAACAAGCTGGTCGTGGGTAATCACTCCTGCAACAGGTTGGGCTTTTACCGGAGGAACAACTGCCAATTCCCAAAATCCGCAAGTGACTTTTATCACTGCAGGATCCTATACGGTGGAACTGACTGTTTCCAATTCAGCAGGATCGGACTCAGAACTTAAAACGGATTACATCTATGTAACCACAGCAACATCTCCGTGTACAGCCACATCTTCTTACTGCGACGAATTTATTCAACGCGTAATCCTGGAAACCATCGACAATGAAAGCGAATGCACCAATTACACCGATTATAATTTAGGAGCTTCATTAATCAAAGGTGAGGCTTACGACATCACGATCATTCCTCAAATCACGGGAGGCCCTCCGGGAAGTGCTTATACCGGTGACGAAATTGCTGCATGGATCGATTTTAACGGCGATTTTGATTTCGATGATGTCAATGAACGGATCGCTTTCGTATCCATCGTTGCAGGATCTTCCCTGGTTTTCAATTTTACCGTTCCTTCCAATGCAGTTACCGGTGTGGTTAAAATGCGTACGCGCATTGTCTTCAACCCGTCACAGGGAGGCGAAGGCCCGATTCAGCCATGCGGGAATACGAATTACGGGGAGGTGGAAGACTACAACATCATGCTTTCCAACCCGCTGGGGCTGGAACAAAATCACCTGGATGCGGTTTCCATTTACCCGAATCCGGCACTGGATGAAGTGAAGATCGATTTTTCGGGTATCGTTGGTGAAAACCTTTCTCTCGAATTGCTGGACATGACCGGAAAAATAATCCGCGCGCAGCACACTATTTCAGGAAGCGTTGCCGTTTTTGATTTGAGCAGCATTGCAAAAGGAAGTTATCAAATCCGTATTTCCGACGGAACTATTCAGCGCATTGCCCGCATCGTAAAATTGTAG
- a CDS encoding alpha/beta hydrolase: protein MKTNFSSSETNYTTINNWKIAYRQFGQGTPILFFNRFRGILDTWDPLFLDSLAVNYSIVLFDYPGIGDSEGELSANLEEVASIGIQLMDELSYESFHVAGWSYGGLVAQAALFLNKDRVKKGVFIGTNPPGNNEVPFEPSFFEHALKPTNDLEDETVIFFEPKSAASRAAAKASHERISKRLDRAKIPATQEQFQKYFGGSAYMKADAQQFREQYKTIENPVLVISSDHDNSFAVENWFPLLRNAPTMQHIIINDTGHGLQHQHPELVAGYMHLFLSK from the coding sequence ATGAAAACTAATTTTTCTTCGTCTGAAACAAATTACACGACAATCAACAACTGGAAAATTGCATACAGACAATTCGGGCAGGGAACACCCATCCTATTCTTCAACCGTTTTCGCGGGATTCTCGATACCTGGGACCCTTTGTTCTTAGATTCTTTGGCTGTCAATTACAGCATCGTATTATTTGACTATCCGGGAATCGGCGATTCGGAAGGAGAACTTTCTGCAAACCTGGAAGAAGTTGCCTCAATCGGAATTCAATTGATGGATGAATTGAGTTATGAATCCTTTCACGTTGCCGGCTGGTCTTACGGAGGATTGGTTGCCCAGGCAGCGTTGTTCTTAAACAAAGACCGGGTGAAAAAAGGCGTATTCATCGGAACGAATCCTCCCGGAAACAACGAAGTTCCGTTTGAGCCCAGCTTTTTTGAGCATGCCCTGAAACCAACCAATGATTTGGAAGATGAAACGGTCATTTTCTTTGAACCCAAGTCAGCAGCTAGTCGTGCTGCAGCCAAAGCTTCCCACGAACGCATCTCCAAACGGCTGGACCGTGCTAAAATTCCTGCGACGCAAGAGCAGTTTCAAAAATACTTCGGCGGCTCTGCTTACATGAAAGCCGATGCGCAACAGTTCAGAGAGCAGTATAAAACCATTGAAAATCCTGTTTTGGTTATTTCTTCCGATCATGACAACAGCTTTGCCGTTGAGAATTGGTTCCCGCTTTTAAGAAATGCACCGACCATGCAGCATATTATTATCAACGACACGGGACACGGATTGCAGCATCAGCACCCGGAACTGGTTGCCGGTTACATGCACCTTTTTCTTTCAAAATAG
- a CDS encoding response regulator transcription factor, producing the protein MNKVLVIEDEQSLLEIIQFNLELEGYSVTTVNNGRDALSMKNQLDNYDLVILDVMLPEVSGLDICRAFREVSSVPIIFISAKGNTIDRIAGLKLGANDYLPKPFDLEEFILRCSVLVQPNKKQVHIPSEIKIGNYRVLPASFEVESLVSGEKQELSKREMELIQLFFSRKDEVVSRDEILNTLWTNDQFPTGRTIDNYILSFRKLFEEDPRNPQFFHSIRGVGYKFTLPD; encoded by the coding sequence ATGAATAAAGTTCTAGTCATCGAAGATGAGCAGAGTTTGCTCGAAATTATTCAATTTAACCTGGAATTGGAGGGCTATTCCGTGACGACTGTGAACAACGGAAGAGATGCGCTTTCGATGAAAAATCAATTGGATAATTACGACCTGGTGATTTTAGACGTGATGCTTCCGGAAGTAAGCGGGTTGGATATTTGCCGTGCTTTCCGGGAGGTATCTTCTGTTCCGATTATTTTTATTTCTGCCAAAGGAAATACCATCGACCGGATTGCCGGATTGAAATTGGGAGCGAATGATTATTTGCCCAAACCTTTTGACCTGGAAGAATTCATTTTGCGCTGTTCGGTTTTGGTTCAGCCGAATAAAAAACAGGTTCACATTCCTTCCGAGATAAAAATCGGGAATTACCGCGTTCTGCCTGCTTCATTCGAAGTGGAAAGCCTGGTTTCGGGAGAGAAGCAGGAATTAAGCAAGCGCGAAATGGAGCTTATTCAGCTGTTCTTTTCCCGAAAGGATGAAGTAGTTTCCCGCGACGAAATCCTGAATACCTTGTGGACAAACGATCAGTTCCCGACGGGAAGAACCATTGATAATTACATCCTTAGCTTCCGGAAATTGTTTGAGGAAGATCCCAGGAATCCGCAATTTTTTCATTCGATCCGCGGAGTCGGATATAAATTTACCTTACCTGATTAA
- a CDS encoding helix-turn-helix transcriptional regulator, which yields MKKADKTPEKFHSISELHKALGFPKPLHPLVSLVDYADIQTPADELPQSLLLGFYKISYKKNLTGKIKYGQNYYDFDEGGLSFFSPNQVISGSEEEKDYSGYTLLVHPDLLRNYPLAAKMKTYGFFSYAANEALHLSEKERQTISAVFEGIKEELNHSIDHFSQDLLVSQIEVLLNYSNRFYSRQFITRKAMNEDILVRMEQLLDTYFDSQEPLKSGLPTVEYLAGELAVSPRYLSDLLRSLTGQNAQQHIHEKLIEKAKEYLTTTNLSVSEIAYQLGFEHPQSFNKIFKKKTNLTPIAFKQSFN from the coding sequence ATGAAAAAAGCGGATAAAACCCCGGAAAAATTCCATTCCATTTCGGAATTGCACAAAGCACTGGGCTTTCCGAAACCGCTGCATCCCTTGGTGAGCCTGGTCGATTATGCAGATATCCAAACTCCGGCCGATGAGTTACCTCAATCGCTGTTGCTTGGTTTTTACAAAATCTCGTACAAGAAAAACCTGACAGGAAAAATCAAATACGGCCAGAATTATTATGATTTTGATGAAGGCGGCTTGTCATTTTTCTCTCCCAATCAAGTCATTTCAGGTTCGGAGGAGGAAAAAGATTATTCGGGGTATACGCTATTGGTTCATCCGGATTTGCTCCGCAATTACCCGCTTGCAGCCAAAATGAAAACCTATGGTTTTTTCTCTTACGCGGCTAATGAAGCGTTGCATTTATCGGAAAAAGAAAGGCAGACAATCTCAGCGGTATTTGAAGGAATCAAAGAAGAACTCAACCATTCGATCGATCATTTCAGCCAGGATCTGTTGGTTTCCCAAATTGAAGTGTTGCTCAATTACAGCAACCGGTTTTACAGCCGGCAATTCATTACACGAAAGGCAATGAACGAGGATATTCTCGTGCGCATGGAACAGTTGTTGGATACGTATTTCGACAGCCAGGAACCGTTGAAAAGCGGACTTCCTACGGTAGAATACCTTGCCGGAGAATTGGCGGTTTCGCCTCGTTATCTGAGCGATCTGCTCCGGTCGCTAACCGGTCAAAATGCGCAGCAGCACATTCATGAAAAATTGATCGAAAAAGCGAAGGAATACTTAACGACCACTAACCTATCCGTTTCCGAAATCGCATATCAATTGGGTTTTGAACACCCGCAATCGTTCAATAAGATCTTCAAGAAGAAAACGAATCTCACCCCGATTGCATTCAAACAATCATTTAATTAA
- a CDS encoding helix-turn-helix domain-containing protein, which yields MKEIKKRSGCPVSSSLDLWGDKWSLLIIRDLMYAKSCTYGDFLKSEEKIATNILASRLETLEETGIISKSGHPESKSKVLYKLTQKGIDLLPVLMEIYLWGEKYFELSGQHQAFLKEVKKDKAGFLAATTLKLQQSI from the coding sequence ATGAAAGAAATCAAAAAAAGATCGGGCTGCCCGGTTAGCAGTTCGTTGGATTTATGGGGCGATAAGTGGTCGTTATTGATTATCCGTGATTTGATGTATGCCAAAAGCTGTACGTATGGTGATTTCCTGAAATCGGAGGAAAAAATAGCCACGAATATCCTGGCTTCGAGATTGGAAACGTTGGAAGAAACAGGAATTATCAGTAAATCCGGACACCCTGAAAGCAAATCGAAAGTGCTTTACAAACTCACACAAAAAGGAATAGACCTTTTACCGGTTTTAATGGAAATTTACCTTTGGGGAGAAAAGTATTTTGAACTTTCCGGGCAACATCAAGCCTTCTTGAAAGAAGTAAAAAAGGACAAAGCAGGATTTTTGGCAGCTACAACGCTTAAACTGCAACAAAGTATTTAA
- a CDS encoding glycosyltransferase family 4 protein has product MKKPKVIVSVINDLNTDQRVHKVCSFIENQGYDVLLVGRKLKSSQEMECRNYRTKRFSMYYEKGALFYAWFNFRLFWFLLFRSSDILVSNDLDTLLPNYLVSKLKGKKLVYDSHEYFTEVPELISRPKVKAVWERIERFIFPKLNYVSTVNQSIAEKYREKYGVSLKVVRNVSPLWNPSHIRSKKELGIPEGKHILIMQGAGLNVDRGVEEAIRMMPFLDNAVLIIVGHGDIIPEMKQLVERENWQEKVLFFGKRPYAELLQFTQQADLGLSFDQPTNPNYLFSLPNKIFDYIHTSTPIICSDLVEVSKLVKGYAVGEIVTDFAPEHLARQIQAVLNNPGLMEQWKNNCKIAALKENWEVEVQQLNEFYPKVHA; this is encoded by the coding sequence TTGAAGAAACCAAAAGTTATCGTCAGTGTGATCAATGATTTGAATACCGATCAGCGTGTTCACAAGGTTTGTTCATTCATCGAAAATCAAGGATACGATGTACTGCTGGTTGGCCGGAAACTCAAGTCCAGTCAGGAAATGGAATGCCGCAATTACCGCACCAAACGGTTTAGCATGTACTACGAAAAAGGCGCTTTATTTTACGCCTGGTTCAACTTTCGCTTGTTTTGGTTTTTGCTTTTTCGTTCTTCAGACATATTGGTTTCGAACGATCTCGACACCTTACTTCCGAATTACCTCGTTTCAAAATTGAAAGGCAAGAAACTGGTATACGATTCCCACGAATATTTCACGGAAGTTCCCGAGTTGATCAGCCGGCCCAAAGTAAAAGCGGTTTGGGAGCGGATTGAACGTTTCATTTTCCCGAAGCTTAACTATGTGAGCACGGTCAATCAATCCATCGCTGAAAAATACCGGGAGAAATACGGCGTTTCACTGAAAGTAGTCCGCAATGTTTCACCTCTTTGGAATCCGTCGCATATTCGCTCTAAAAAAGAATTGGGAATTCCGGAAGGGAAGCATATTTTGATCATGCAGGGAGCAGGATTGAATGTCGACAGGGGCGTTGAAGAAGCCATCCGGATGATGCCTTTCTTAGATAATGCAGTATTAATTATTGTGGGTCACGGCGACATTATCCCGGAAATGAAACAGCTGGTAGAGCGGGAAAACTGGCAGGAAAAAGTTTTGTTTTTCGGAAAACGTCCTTATGCGGAATTGCTTCAGTTCACGCAGCAGGCCGACCTGGGTTTGAGCTTTGATCAGCCCACCAATCCGAATTATTTGTTTTCACTGCCCAATAAGATTTTCGATTACATCCATACTTCCACTCCGATCATCTGCTCCGACCTGGTGGAAGTTTCAAAGCTCGTAAAGGGTTATGCTGTTGGGGAAATCGTCACGGATTTTGCTCCTGAACACCTTGCCCGGCAAATCCAGGCGGTTTTGAATAATCCCGGATTGATGGAGCAGTGGAAAAACAACTGTAAAATTGCTGCATTGAAAGAAAATTGGGAAGTAGAAGTACAGCAGCTCAACGAATTCTATCCGAAAGTCCATGCATAA
- a CDS encoding enoyl-CoA hydratase/isomerase family protein codes for MILTTQKISAHYWKVIINNPPINLFGPEFSLELMDLMDELEANEELKVVVFESANPDFFIAHLDVLGASNFPKGEGKTGLSKSWPDIAKRFEQAPFASIASIRGRARGLGSEFAQAMDMRFASKEKALFAQVEIGIGAFPGGGGMERLHLLTGKARALEILLSGNDYDAETAAAYGWVNRAIADADLDTFVDNLARKIASFDKKVIATIKSIINERAVNPKNEHIMETQTRFFETLAQPEAGARLKNLFEKGLQQHGDLELNLGSRI; via the coding sequence ATGATTTTAACAACACAAAAAATCAGCGCTCATTATTGGAAAGTGATTATCAATAATCCGCCTATCAACCTGTTCGGACCCGAGTTTTCTTTGGAACTCATGGACCTGATGGATGAACTGGAAGCCAACGAAGAATTGAAAGTAGTCGTTTTCGAAAGTGCCAATCCGGATTTTTTCATTGCACACCTGGATGTTTTGGGCGCTTCCAATTTCCCGAAAGGCGAAGGAAAAACCGGGCTTTCCAAATCCTGGCCGGATATTGCCAAACGGTTTGAACAAGCACCTTTTGCAAGCATCGCCTCCATCAGAGGAAGAGCAAGAGGATTGGGAAGCGAATTCGCACAAGCTATGGACATGCGTTTTGCAAGCAAGGAAAAAGCCCTGTTTGCGCAGGTAGAAATCGGGATCGGGGCATTTCCGGGCGGCGGCGGAATGGAACGTTTACACCTGCTTACCGGCAAAGCAAGAGCTTTGGAAATTTTATTGAGCGGAAATGATTACGATGCGGAAACTGCTGCTGCTTACGGTTGGGTAAACCGCGCCATTGCAGATGCCGACTTAGACACATTCGTAGATAACCTGGCGCGGAAAATTGCTTCCTTTGACAAGAAAGTGATCGCTACCATTAAATCCATTATCAACGAACGGGCGGTAAATCCGAAGAACGAACACATCATGGAAACCCAAACCCGCTTTTTTGAAACACTGGCTCAACCGGAAGCCGGTGCAAGATTAAAAAACCTGTTTGAAAAAGGATTGCAGCAACACGGCGATCTGGAATTAAACCTGGGAAGCAGAATTTAA
- a CDS encoding SDR family oxidoreductase codes for MQKTILITGASAGLGKATAKLFQSKGWNVIATMRNPEKETELSTLENVTLLALDVTNPEQITKAVAEITSKQEIDVVFNNAGYGLAGPLEHASDAQIVQQIETNLTGVIRMTKAFIPYFKKQRSGLFITTTSIFGYSSCPMSSVYNATKWALEGFSESISYDLALFNIGIKTVAPGGIKSNFVNAAQFVTHEEYRILNDSMGALIQNESLFRFNEVDEIAAVVFEAATDGKDQLRYLAGIDAVRTAQQRQEKGSENFRKDLREALHLENPFHI; via the coding sequence ATGCAGAAAACAATTTTAATTACGGGTGCATCTGCCGGATTGGGAAAGGCAACGGCCAAATTATTCCAGTCGAAAGGCTGGAACGTCATTGCGACGATGCGCAATCCTGAAAAGGAAACCGAACTTTCAACCCTCGAAAACGTGACTTTGCTTGCGCTGGATGTTACCAACCCGGAACAGATTACCAAAGCCGTTGCAGAAATCACTTCGAAACAAGAAATAGATGTCGTTTTCAATAATGCGGGTTATGGTTTGGCAGGACCGTTGGAACACGCTTCCGACGCACAGATCGTGCAGCAAATCGAAACCAATCTCACAGGAGTAATCCGGATGACGAAAGCCTTCATTCCTTATTTCAAAAAGCAAAGAAGCGGATTGTTTATCACAACAACTTCCATTTTCGGCTATTCTTCCTGTCCGATGTCGAGTGTGTACAATGCTACCAAATGGGCGCTGGAAGGTTTCAGCGAAAGCATTTCGTACGATTTGGCTTTGTTCAATATCGGGATCAAAACCGTTGCTCCGGGCGGAATCAAGAGCAATTTTGTGAACGCGGCGCAGTTTGTCACACATGAGGAATACCGGATTTTGAATGATTCGATGGGTGCATTGATTCAAAATGAATCCCTTTTCCGATTCAATGAAGTGGACGAAATTGCAGCAGTTGTTTTTGAAGCAGCAACGGATGGGAAAGATCAATTGCGCTATTTGGCTGGGATTGATGCCGTAAGAACCGCACAACAACGACAAGAAAAAGGAAGCGAAAACTTTAGAAAGGATTTGCGGGAAGCACTTCATCTCGAAAATCCTTTTCACATTTAA